A genomic window from Fulvitalea axinellae includes:
- a CDS encoding glycoside hydrolase family 172 protein, translating into MSSLLNEMTTTDQIAKWPEATYRCAQFSSYDRRSKTPNPADGRAKKSNPDSGTGWFANNDSNNFIRTDSIDGRAEMVMMDHNAPGAIVRFWLVTTPGVWNNPGKIRIYIDSAQKPTVEMDAWELIGGNGLAGFPFSYIASDATIPAGRRGRNLYLPIPYAKSCKVTWEKGPGPVTGWSSRYYNINYREYKSGTDVESFSLDVLKKNSNKILRTGAKLIAEKSVEGKSKTVKDHILKPEGISELKIKGERALRNIRLKISANDYRQALRSTVIKISFDGNRTVWCPIGEFFGIGNTPTENHTYYVSNSAENIMTARWPMPFQKNAKLEIINHGDQDVNIEELSVVSNKWNWDENSMYFYGTWFEKRHIDATHRQDINFVSVEGKGVYVGDALSLFNSASGRAWWGEGDEKIFVDGESFPSHFGTGSEDYYGYAWARSESFYHPFIAQPSGSGNKKVGPVTNARYRILDAIPFNKSIRFYMELWHWEEVKINYAPATFFYAQPGAKVNIQPDIEAVKYKIAKTQSEFLQ; encoded by the coding sequence ATGAGTAGTCTTTTAAACGAAATGACCACTACCGACCAAATAGCCAAATGGCCGGAGGCGACTTACAGATGCGCTCAATTTTCCAGTTACGACCGCCGTTCCAAAACCCCAAATCCAGCAGACGGAAGAGCAAAAAAATCCAACCCGGACTCTGGAACGGGTTGGTTCGCTAATAACGACAGCAACAACTTTATCAGAACAGATTCTATAGACGGAAGAGCCGAAATGGTTATGATGGACCACAACGCTCCGGGTGCCATTGTGCGGTTTTGGTTAGTGACTACTCCAGGCGTATGGAATAACCCCGGTAAAATCCGGATCTATATTGACAGTGCGCAGAAACCCACTGTGGAAATGGACGCTTGGGAGCTTATCGGCGGGAACGGATTGGCTGGTTTCCCATTTTCTTATATCGCTTCTGACGCTACAATTCCAGCAGGAAGAAGAGGCCGAAACCTTTACTTACCAATCCCTTATGCCAAATCTTGCAAAGTAACTTGGGAAAAAGGCCCTGGCCCTGTCACAGGTTGGTCATCCAGATATTATAATATTAATTACAGAGAATATAAATCTGGAACCGACGTAGAATCATTTAGTCTGGACGTCTTAAAAAAGAACTCGAATAAGATTCTGAGGACAGGGGCTAAACTTATTGCTGAAAAGTCGGTAGAAGGAAAATCAAAAACTGTTAAAGACCATATCCTCAAACCAGAAGGAATCTCTGAATTGAAGATAAAAGGTGAACGGGCTTTACGAAATATTCGATTAAAGATATCAGCCAATGATTATAGACAAGCGTTGCGTTCTACTGTCATTAAAATCAGTTTCGACGGAAATAGAACTGTTTGGTGCCCGATAGGTGAATTTTTTGGAATAGGAAATACTCCGACAGAAAACCATACTTATTACGTAAGCAATAGCGCCGAAAATATAATGACCGCAAGGTGGCCTATGCCTTTCCAAAAAAACGCAAAATTGGAAATCATTAATCATGGTGATCAAGACGTTAATATTGAAGAACTCTCGGTAGTTTCCAATAAATGGAATTGGGACGAAAACAGTATGTATTTTTATGGCACTTGGTTCGAAAAACGCCATATCGACGCTACTCATCGCCAAGATATAAATTTCGTTAGTGTAGAAGGTAAGGGCGTGTACGTAGGCGACGCTTTATCCCTGTTTAACAGCGCTTCGGGGCGTGCGTGGTGGGGCGAAGGTGACGAAAAGATTTTCGTCGACGGCGAAAGCTTTCCTTCACATTTCGGAACTGGGTCAGAAGATTATTACGGGTACGCTTGGGCACGGTCCGAATCGTTTTATCATCCGTTTATAGCCCAACCATCTGGAAGTGGCAATAAAAAGGTTGGACCAGTCACTAATGCCAGATACCGAATACTGGACGCTATTCCGTTTAACAAGTCGATTCGTTTTTATATGGAACTCTGGCACTGGGAAGAGGTGAAAATCAATTACGCCCCAGCTACTTTCTTCTATGCGCAACCGGGAGCAAAGGTAAATATCCAACCGGACATAGAAGCCGTTAAATATAAAATCGCAAAAACTCAGAGCGAATTCCTTCAATAA
- a CDS encoding alanine/glycine:cation symporter family protein: MTDFGDLVGSALGAFSAFMGPILLVLLLGGGLLLFIYSGLKPLRYIRHAWAILAGKYDDPNDPGEINHYEALSSSIAATVGMGNISGVAIAIVSGGPGALFWMWVSALLGMITKFFTCTLSVMYRKREADGHIEGGPMYVIEEGLGKKWKPLAVLFAVAGLMGTWPVFQSNQLTEILSGIAGSGLEGVIPADGIFGFSTEILIRGLIGLLIAGVVSLVIFGGLHRISEVAGKLVPLMVVIYLISVLVILLLNYDKVPESFALIFEDAFTGKAAVGGALGTLVIIGAQRAAFSNEAGIGTAPMMHGEAKTNEPVQEGLVAMLGPAIDTIVVCTLTALVIIITGEWKTGGNNGVALTSEAFTKALPGDVGTYVLVFSVVIFAFTTLFTYSYFGTKCLGYLAGQERKGIYNYIYIVLIVMGAVFPLKSIVNLIDGFYAVMAIPTVLSALLLAPKAKKEMDAYFSRLKTGEIKKHS, encoded by the coding sequence TTGACGGATTTTGGAGATTTAGTCGGGTCGGCGTTGGGCGCTTTCAGCGCATTTATGGGGCCAATCCTTTTAGTGTTGTTGTTGGGTGGCGGGTTGTTACTTTTTATATATTCAGGATTAAAACCTCTGAGATATATTCGTCACGCTTGGGCAATTTTGGCCGGCAAGTATGATGACCCTAACGATCCTGGAGAAATCAATCACTATGAGGCCTTGTCAAGCTCCATCGCGGCGACTGTGGGAATGGGGAATATTAGTGGTGTTGCGATTGCGATCGTTTCCGGAGGTCCGGGCGCACTTTTCTGGATGTGGGTGAGCGCATTGTTAGGGATGATTACGAAGTTCTTTACTTGTACGCTTTCCGTAATGTACCGTAAACGTGAGGCTGACGGGCATATTGAAGGAGGCCCGATGTATGTGATTGAAGAGGGATTGGGCAAAAAATGGAAGCCGTTAGCCGTTTTGTTTGCCGTGGCTGGATTAATGGGAACTTGGCCAGTTTTTCAGTCAAATCAATTAACGGAAATATTGAGCGGTATTGCTGGATCGGGTTTGGAAGGAGTTATCCCAGCAGATGGAATTTTTGGCTTTTCCACGGAAATATTGATTCGAGGATTAATAGGATTATTGATAGCTGGAGTGGTTTCGCTAGTTATCTTCGGTGGTTTACATCGTATTTCGGAAGTGGCCGGAAAACTTGTGCCTCTGATGGTTGTAATCTATTTGATTTCCGTATTGGTAATTTTGTTATTGAATTATGACAAGGTTCCGGAAAGCTTTGCATTGATCTTTGAAGACGCTTTCACTGGTAAAGCGGCAGTAGGCGGAGCATTGGGGACATTGGTAATTATAGGTGCCCAAAGGGCTGCGTTTTCAAATGAAGCGGGAATCGGAACGGCTCCAATGATGCACGGTGAGGCTAAAACTAATGAGCCTGTACAAGAGGGACTTGTGGCGATGCTCGGACCGGCCATTGACACGATTGTAGTGTGCACACTAACCGCTTTGGTGATCATCATCACAGGTGAGTGGAAGACTGGCGGAAATAATGGAGTTGCCTTGACCTCCGAAGCTTTTACTAAGGCGCTTCCCGGCGATGTCGGTACGTACGTTTTAGTATTTTCCGTAGTGATTTTCGCTTTTACTACGTTGTTTACATATTCGTATTTTGGGACGAAATGCCTAGGTTACTTGGCTGGACAAGAGCGAAAAGGAATTTATAACTATATCTATATTGTTCTTATCGTTATGGGCGCTGTTTTTCCGTTAAAATCTATTGTTAATTTGATCGATGGATTTTATGCGGTAATGGCTATCCCGACAGTATTATCAGCCTTGTTATTGGCTCCGAAAGCCAAAAAGGAAATGGACGCGTATTTCTCAAGATTGAAAACCGGAGAGATTAAAAAGCATTCTTGA
- the rsgA gene encoding ribosome small subunit-dependent GTPase A — protein sequence MSKCINNSDNKSLKKNITLNSLGYSPFFEKRRRESGLEDFGIGRVIAEHKGRYRVMTEQGEFDAEIVGSMRYSAESRSDFPAVGDWVSVTEFGESNMLIHAIIGRKTVLSRKAVGRRGEEQIIATNIDKSFIVQAIDRDFSINRIERYMAICREAGVEPVAILNKTDLIEKEEADRLLARVKARLGDISVILFSNNNGCGLKDLQSHITANKTYCLLGSSGVGKSTLINTLSGKNVMRTGEIGEIGEGTGRGKHVTTHRQLVILEGGGLLIDNPGMREIGMTDLDQGLELTFDIISEVAEECRFSDCTHTGEAGCAVIEAVEDGDISEDSYENFLKMVREKEHYESTVAEKRRRGKSFAKMVKQVKKVKENRRR from the coding sequence ATGTCAAAGTGCATTAATAATTCAGACAATAAAAGTCTGAAAAAAAATATAACATTAAATAGTTTGGGTTATTCTCCTTTTTTCGAGAAAAGGAGAAGGGAAAGCGGTCTGGAGGATTTTGGAATAGGACGAGTTATTGCCGAGCATAAGGGGCGCTACAGAGTAATGACCGAACAAGGAGAATTTGATGCCGAGATAGTCGGGAGTATGCGGTATAGCGCCGAAAGTCGTTCTGATTTTCCGGCAGTTGGTGATTGGGTTTCTGTTACGGAATTCGGTGAATCTAATATGCTAATACATGCCATAATCGGACGTAAAACGGTATTGAGTAGAAAAGCCGTTGGCCGTCGAGGAGAAGAACAGATAATCGCTACGAATATCGACAAATCCTTTATCGTACAGGCTATAGACCGTGATTTCAGTATAAATCGTATCGAAAGGTATATGGCAATTTGCCGTGAGGCAGGAGTGGAGCCAGTAGCAATTTTAAACAAGACAGACTTAATAGAGAAGGAAGAGGCGGATAGGCTTTTAGCACGAGTTAAAGCGAGGCTTGGGGATATATCTGTGATTCTCTTTAGCAATAATAATGGTTGCGGGTTGAAAGATCTCCAATCACATATTACGGCAAATAAAACTTATTGTTTGTTAGGGTCTTCAGGTGTCGGAAAGTCTACGTTGATCAATACTTTATCTGGTAAAAACGTGATGAGAACAGGTGAAATAGGTGAAATAGGTGAAGGCACAGGCCGGGGAAAACATGTTACGACACATAGGCAATTGGTAATATTGGAAGGCGGAGGTCTTTTGATAGATAACCCAGGGATGCGTGAGATAGGAATGACGGATCTTGACCAAGGTTTAGAACTAACATTCGATATAATCTCGGAAGTGGCCGAAGAATGCCGTTTCTCAGATTGCACGCATACTGGCGAGGCAGGTTGCGCTGTAATAGAAGCTGTAGAAGACGGTGATATTAGTGAAGATTCGTATGAAAATTTCTTGAAAATGGTTCGGGAAAAAGAGCATTACGAATCCACTGTGGCTGAAAAAAGACGAAGAGGAAAGAGCTTTGCCAAAATGGTCAAACAAGTTAAAAAGGTTAAGGAAAATAGAAGACGATAG